The DNA window AGATGTATATAAGCAACTTTATGAAATAAAAGATAGACTTGAAAGACATTATAAAGACATGCAGGATATCGAGTTTACAATTGAGAAAAGAAGATTGTGGATGTTGCAGACAAGAGTTGGCAAGAGAAATGGTCCTGCAGCAATTAAAATGGCTGTTGATATGTGTAATGAAGGATTAATTGATAAGGAGACTGCTATTATGAGAGTGAAGCCCTCTCAGCTTGATGAATTACTTCATCCGATGGTTGATCCTGCTAAAGAGTTAACCGCAGAAGTTCTTGCAAAGGGATTACCGGCAGGCCCTGGTGGAGCTTCAGGCCAGGTTGTTTTTACTGCAGATGATGCTGAGGAATGGTTCAAAAAAGGTAAAAAGGTGGTCCTGGTAAGGACTGAGACCTCACCTGAAGATGTCCACGGTATGCATGCAGCTGAAGCTATCCTAACCGCTCGTGGTGGTATGACAAGCCATGCAGCACTTGTTGCTCGTGGTTGGGGCAAGTGTTGTATAGTTGGTGCAGGGGAGATCAATATAGATGTTGAAAATAAGAGTATGATAGTAAGAGGACAGGTTATAAAAGAAGGTGAATGGATTACACTTAACGGAACAAAGGGTATAGTTTATAAAGGGCAGTTGCCGCTTGTTGAACCTAATTTAGAGACAAATGTAGAATACAAACAGTTGATGGAATGGGCGGATGAGATTAGAAAGCTTGGTGTCAGGACAAATGCTGATAGACCCGGTGACGCTGCCCAGGCGAGGGCATTTGGAGCTGAAGGTATCGGATTATGTCGTACAGAACATATGTTCTTTGAGCCAGCGAGAATTATGGCTATGCGTGAAATGATTGTCGCTGAGACAGTGGAAGATAGAAGAAAAGCAGTAATGAAACTTCTACCATACCAGAAAAAAGACTTCTATGAAATACTTAAGGTTATGGAAGGTTATCCAGTGACTATAAGGTTGTTGGATCCACCATTACATGAGTTTGTCAATCTGAATGACGAGCAGATAAAAGAGTTAGCAAAAGAGTTCGGCATCTCCTATGAAAGATTGAAGGCAAGAATTGACTCGCTCCATGAAGCAAATCCGATGCTCGGTCACCGGGGATGTAGACTTGGGATTTCTTATCCTGAAATTACTGAGATGCAGGCAAGAGCGATTTTTGAAGCAACGGCACAACTTGTAAAAGAGGGTCATGAGGTATTTCCAGAAGTGATGGTTCCTCTTGTTGGTATTTTGAATGAGTTTAAGAATCAGGCAGAGATTATTCATAGGGTAGCAAAGGAAGTAATGAAAGAAACAGGGGTAGAATTTAAATACAGTGTCGGTACAATGATCGAAATTCCAAGAGCCTGTATTGTTGCTGATCAGATTGCATCCGAGGCGGAGTTTTTCTCTTTTGGTACAAATGATCTAACTCAAACTACTTTTGGTTTTTCCAGAGATGATATAGGGACATTTTTACCAGAGTATCTGGAAAGAGGCATATTGAAAAAAGATCCATTCCAGACGATAGATCAAGAAGGTGTTGGCGAATTGATAAAAGTCGGTGTTCAAAAGGGTAGATCGGAAAGACCAGACCTGAAGATTGGTATATGTGGTGAGCATGGTGGTGATCCTGATAGTATCGATTTCTGCCATAGAGTTGGACTGAATTATGTGTCCTGCTCACCATTTAGAGTCCCTATAGCAAGACTTTCAGCAGCTCAGGCAGCAATACGGAATAAATGAACAAATTCCAGACCGAAGTTATTGAAAAATGGGGGGCAAATTATTGCCCCCATTTTGTTAATTTTAAGAGATTGTTTCATCAAACCTATGAATAGATAATGGAGATGATTATGCCTGTATTTGAATTTAGATGTAAAAATTGTGGGAACAAGTTTGAGGAGTTATTCTTAAAATATTCAGATGGAAATGATAAAATTGAATGTCCCCAATGTCATTCTAAGGAACTAGAAAAACTAATTTCAGCAGACACTGTTGGGAAAAGTGGGAATGATGATTTTAAATTACCAAAATGTAGTTGTGGATCGTAGAGATAAAAAATAATGATGGAAAAAACAAGACCTCTCATCATTTATAATGGACCAATGTTTGACGGAAAGGGCAATGTATACCAAGATGGGGCAGTATATGTTGAAAATGGTAAAATAGTTGAAGTAGGTAATGAAGAGGAAGTTTTTGAAAAGATTCCGAAAAGAATTGAT is part of the Candidatus Neomarinimicrobiota bacterium genome and encodes:
- a CDS encoding pyruvate, phosphate dikinase, coding for MSKYVYYFGGSKADGSAGMKELLGGKGANLAEMTNIGIPVPAGFTITTEVCTYFYKNNRSYPEGLKEQVMEALAKVEKEMGKKYGDEDNPLLVSVRSGARQSMPGMMETVLNVGLTSKTINGLIKQTGDERFAYDAYRRLIMMYSDVVMEKAVGVEPEEGKAIRVQLENEMDKMKEEKGVKQDVELTAEDLKKLCDIFKKKVKEVLGKEFPDDPYDQLWGAIDAVFLSWNGKRAVSYRKIEGIPDDWGTAVNVQSMVFGNMGDDSATGVAFTRNPATGENKFYGEWLPNAQGEDVVAGIRTPYPLNEDSKNPENKDFPTLEEAMPDVYKQLYEIKDRLERHYKDMQDIEFTIEKRRLWMLQTRVGKRNGPAAIKMAVDMCNEGLIDKETAIMRVKPSQLDELLHPMVDPAKELTAEVLAKGLPAGPGGASGQVVFTADDAEEWFKKGKKVVLVRTETSPEDVHGMHAAEAILTARGGMTSHAALVARGWGKCCIVGAGEINIDVENKSMIVRGQVIKEGEWITLNGTKGIVYKGQLPLVEPNLETNVEYKQLMEWADEIRKLGVRTNADRPGDAAQARAFGAEGIGLCRTEHMFFEPARIMAMREMIVAETVEDRRKAVMKLLPYQKKDFYEILKVMEGYPVTIRLLDPPLHEFVNLNDEQIKELAKEFGISYERLKARIDSLHEANPMLGHRGCRLGISYPEITEMQARAIFEATAQLVKEGHEVFPEVMVPLVGILNEFKNQAEIIHRVAKEVMKETGVEFKYSVGTMIEIPRACIVADQIASEAEFFSFGTNDLTQTTFGFSRDDIGTFLPEYLERGILKKDPFQTIDQEGVGELIKVGVQKGRSERPDLKIGICGEHGGDPDSIDFCHRVGLNYVSCSPFRVPIARLSAAQAAIRNK
- a CDS encoding zinc ribbon domain-containing protein; protein product: MPVFEFRCKNCGNKFEELFLKYSDGNDKIECPQCHSKELEKLISADTVGKSGNDDFKLPKCSCGS